A window from Vigna angularis cultivar LongXiaoDou No.4 chromosome 7, ASM1680809v1, whole genome shotgun sequence encodes these proteins:
- the LOC108336287 gene encoding protein SABRE, with amino-acid sequence MEISPINFLHGFTIFCVTLLVLFISSFALLSWILSRVLGASVGFCVSGFNSLKDVELKFKKGGVESIYVGEIKLSFRRCLVDHGSGFSSWDPKLQLIICNLEVVTRPPIKSTEVKKKKPKKSSGASSGKGKGKGKWKTVSTIAKYFSLSVTNIALKTPKFSVEIGKLNVDISKEAGSESDLVVRVQILPILFNIIEPQDSNQVSDSSGGGSNPSVQATVASTEKTCATFVCEKFSVSCTFGHDREIGIAIKSVEISIGDISVNSNEGLLEKKKSSSESSSDSQKNIGSSDDPNSKKPPSNKQEKISGYISKFPQTVNFNLSKVNVSFTHRERNLYVENNIIGIQFKSIKSRPSKDGGESRRLHFQLEFGEIHLFKEVGSSILEISSVKMASFVYVPVQSVMLIRAETEIKIGRSQCNIVMSRIKPWLLLKPPSKQKKLVIREEPSVAKPKSTDDSKTIVWTCNLSTSEFTIMLFNMAASPLYNVCLKSTHVTANNTSKMGTAVHSELCELSLKMANENQECLEKSIFGAESNSASIFHIAKICVDWGKKDIKSSEKDAPKCVLSLSVVVTSLAIYLSFERIESFISTAISFQVLFKSLSGPKKKSTTTRSHSSKSSGKGTQMVKFNLEKCSVYVLGETGIENAVVPDPKRVNYGSQGGRVIISVSADGTPRTATVISTVSDEYQKLKYCISLQIIDLKLSVNKEKRSKQVELAKARCIYQEYYDETRPVSKVALFDIRYIKFVQRLGGLKENAACSLFSATEISLKWEPDVHLSLIELVLQLKLALHNSKLRERGNEQVEDVVSDVKDFNKKNEVPLPSGHSEKKKDSVFAVDVEMLKISGVLGDGVDAMVQVKSIFSENARIGVLLEGLLFYFNGARLVKSSRMQVSRIPSKSATAISDAKGATIWDWVIQGLDVHICMPFRLELRAIDDALEDMLRALKLIVAAKTNMIFPVKKDSSKAKKPSSVKFGCVKFFLRKLTFDIEEEPLQGWLDEHYPLLKKEVGELAVRLNFLDDFISKVKKDPNSTDDTNNCTEEKKIYINDIEVDLNDPSVVESMREDIYRRTFRSYYQSCQNIKFYEGSGAYKNDEFQSGFKLGTSRSFVLSAYATDLDVTLTKIDGGEDGMIEILRTLDPVCRELEIPFSRLYGANILLNTGSLVAQIRDYTFPLFAGTSGKCEGRLVMAQQATSFQPQMVQEVYVGEWRKVSMLRSATGTTPPMKTYTDLTLRFQKGEVSFGVGYEPVFADISYAFTVVLRRANLSLKTPGPLILPPKKEKSLPWWDDMRNYIHGRITLLFSETHWNILGSSDPYEKFDKLVLLTRYMEIQQSDGRIFLSSEDFNIYLTSLESLATKNGAKIPPGVYGPFFEVPVFILEVIMDWGCESDKPLNHYLFSLPIEGKPREFLFDPFRSTALSIKFSMSFRSFPPPSDKQSSSLSVAKDSTEGDANVHQPPRTSQNASPTINLGSHDLSWLTKFGTLMYLPPHKLRFFSRFPRYGCPRIVRSGNLALDKVITEFMMRIDGTPIRVKNVHLHDDDPAKGLTFSMTKLKVEVCFGRGKQKFTFECYRPLLDLVYLGVDLHMPKVFLSKEDCSSITKLISMKQKGSQTASKKTPSEKGCMTQKDPDDGFFLSGDYFTIRKQSPKADPDTLIAWHEAGKIPSDNTYVRPQRGNRNETDEQAQSDPSDDEGYNVVIADSCQRVFVYGLKLLWNIENRNAICFWVASLSKAAAPAKPSPSRQYVQRKLREEKKKQEAAETDQDGSGETAQDEGTEVHPDDGAEVHQDDGTENADEPEEGTRHFMVNIVEPQFNLHSEDAHGRFLLAAVSGRILAQSYHSVLQVGLEMIEQGLNKTEGQSSEYQPEIAWKRWELSVMLEHVQAHVAPTDVDLGAGVQWLPKIRRGSPKVMRTGALLERVFMPCDMYFQFTRHKGGTPELKVKPLKELTFNSHNITATMTSRQFQVMLDVLCNLLLARVPKPRKSSMTLFAEDDEDKEEEADEMVPDGVEEVELEKINLERKERGQNLIRDDIRKLCLWHDLSRNSHPEEEADLWMIDGGIDKLVQELEKELVNAKKFRKEAYASLRVAMHKAAQQRLMEKEKNKSPSYAMRISMQINKVVWSMILDGKPIAEVEINDMIYDFDRDYRDIGISLFTTKFVVFRNCLSNAKSDTILSAWNPPPDWGKKVMVKLDARQGAPKDGNSPFELFHVEIYPLKIHLTETMYRMMWVYFFPEEKKDSQRRQEVWKVSTTAGARRMKKGSTADGSASGTDPPARSGFSAMLFPTVNPLASQADSAQASKAQNAKANPATGLNPELKRSSSSDKPKEEAVTESAADEEKKVAVTPEEKKARPQKIMEFHNIKISQVELCVTYEGSRFVVSDMKLLMDQFHRVEFTGTWKRLISRVKKHIIWGVLKSVTGMQIKKFKDKGQIQLPSSSGPEVDVASIDSEGKSDKLPPSFPKRPTDGAGDGFVTSIKGIFSHQKRKAKAFVQKTKKNEGENEIQGDLNENDTEISPFARQLTITQAKKLIKKHTMKLQAKGQKGSPLQQIVEEALPSSPQEETISFDSDSSSESSSDDESLPEQIM; translated from the exons ATGGAAATTTCTCCGATCAATTTCCTCCATGGATTCACTATATTTTGTGTCACCTTGTTGGTTCTATTCAT ATCATCTTTTGCATTATTGTCATGGATTTTGAGTCGGGTACTTGGTGCATCTGTTGGATTTTGCGTTAGTGGATTTAACAGTTTAAAAGACGTGGAATTGAAGTTTAAGAAG GGTGGTGTTGAATCTATATATGTTGGTGAAATTAAACTTAGTTTCCGTCGTTGTTTGGTTGATCATGGTTCGGGTTTTAGTTCTTGGGACCCAAAGTTGCAACTAATAATATGCAACTTAGAAGTTGTTACACGACCTCCAATTAAAAGCACTGAggtaaaaaagaagaaacctAAAAAATCCAGCGGTGCTTCTTCTGGAAAGGGAAAAGGAAAGGGAAAGTGGAAGACTGTAAGCACCATTGCAAAATATTTCTCACTTTCTGTCACAAATATAGCTTTGAAG ACACCTAAATTTAGTGTTGAAATTGGGAAGTTGAATGTGGACATATCTAAAGAGGCTGGAAGCGAGTCAGATTTGGTAGTTAGGGTTCAAATACTACCCATTCTCTTTAACATTATTGAGCCTCAAGATAGTAATCAAGTATCGGATTCtagtggtggaggaagcaatCCTTCTGTCCAAGCAACTGTTGCTTCTACTGAAAAGACTTGTGCTACTTTTGTCTGTGAAAAATTCTCTGTCTCTTGTACATTTGGCCATGATAG GGAAATAGGTATAGCTATAAAGAGTGTAGAGATTTCCATTGGAGATATCAGTGTGAATTCGAATGAGGGGTTgcttgagaaaaaaaagagttcATCAGAATCTTCTTCTGACTCTCAGAAAAATATAGGATCGAGTGATGATCCTAACAGCAAAAAACCACCTTCCAACAAGCAGGAAAAAATTTCAGGCTATATTTCAAAGTTTCCTCAAACG GTCAACTTCAATTTGTCAAAGGTGAACGTTAGTTTTACGCATCGTGAACGTAATCTTTATGTTGAAAATAACATCATCGGCATCCAATTCAAAAGCATCAAATCACGACCGTCAAAGGATGGTGGGGAGAGTAGACGTCTTCATTTTCAACTCGAATTTGGTGAAATTCAT CTTTTTAAAGAAGTTGGTTCTTCCATCTTAGAGATATCGAGTGTGAAAATGGCTTCTTTTGTGTATGTCCCTGTACAG TCAGTTATGCTTATTAGAGCTGAAACAGAAATTAAGATTGGACGTTCACAATGCAACATCGTAATGAGCAGAATAAAGCCTTGGTTGCTCCTAAAGCCACCTAGTAAGCAGAAAAAACTGGTCATCCGAGAAGAACCTTCTGTTGCAAAGCCAAAATCTACTGATGACAGTAAGACCATCGTATGGACATGTAATTTGTCAACTTCGGAGTTTACAATAATGCTTTTCAATATGGCTGCTTCTCCACTATATAAT GTTTGCTTAAAATCAACACATGTAACTGCAAACAACACTTCGAAGATGGGAACTGCAGTGCATTCTGAACTTTGTGAATTAAGCCTCAAAATGGCTAATGAAAATCAAGAATGCTTGGAAAAAAGCATTTTTGGTGCTGAATCAAACTCTGCCTCCATTTTTCACATTGCAAAGATTTGTGTGGATTGGGGCAAAAAGGACATCAAATCCTCTGAAAAAGATGCTCCAAAGTGTGTGCTAAGTTTATCAGTTGTTGTGACTAGCCTGGCAATTTATCTAAGTTTTGAGCGTATAGAATCATTCATATCTACTGCAATATCCTTTCAAGTTCTATTTAAAAGCCTTTCTGGTCCAAAGAAAAAATCCACAACTACCCGGTCACATTCATCAAAAAGTTCAGGGAAAGGAACTCAAATGGTGAAATTCAATCTCGAAAAGTGTTCAGTGTATGTATTGGGGGAAACTGGAATAGAAAACGCAGTTGTTCCAGACCCCAAGAGAGTTAATTATGGTTCACAGGGTGGTAGAGTTATAATAAGTGTGTCCGCAGATGGTACCCCTCGTACTGCAACTGTAATATCCACTGTTTCCGATGAGTACCAGAAGCTAAAGTACTGTATTTCTCTTCAAATCATAGATTTGAAATTGAGTGTGAACAAGGAGAAAAGATCCAAACAGGTAGAACTTGCGAAGGCCAGATGCATCTATCAGGAGTATTACGATGAAACTAGGCCAGTATCAAAGGTGGCATTATTTGACATAcgatatattaaatttgtacAGCGATTAGGTGGCCTTAAAGAGAATGCTGCATGCTCTCTGTTCAGTGCCACTGAGATTAGTTTGAAGTGGGAGCCTGATGTACATCTGTCACTGATTGAATTGGTTTTGCAGCTAAAATTAGCATTACACAATTCCAAGCTTCGGGAGCGGGGTAATGAACAAGTTGAAGATGTAGTGTCTGATGTAAAagattttaataagaaaaatgaagttCCTCTTCCTTCGGGGCATtctgaaaagaagaaagattcTGTTTTTGCTGTTGATGTAGAAATGTTGAAGATATCTGGTGTGCTAGGAGATGGAGTTGATGCTATGGTTCAGGTGAAGTCAATTTTCTCTGAGAATGCTCGTATAGGAGTGCTCCTTGAAGgactcttgttttattttaatgggGCCAGACTCGTCAAGAGTAGCAGGATGCAGGTTTCACGAATTCCTAGTAAATCTGCTACTGCTATATCTGATGCAAAGGGAGCTACGATATGGGATTGGGTGATTCAAGGTCTTGATGTTCACATTTGTATGCCATTCAGATTAGAATTGCGTGCTATTGATGATGCTCTAGAAGACATGTTGCGTGCATTGAAACTTATTGTTGCTGCAAAGACCAACATGATTTTTCCGGTGAAGAAAGACAGTTCTAAAGCTAAAAAGCCTAGTTCAGTGAAATTTGGATGTGTGAAGTTTTTCCTTCGCAAGTTAACTTTTGATATTGAAGAGGAACCGCTTCAGGGATGGCTGGATGAACACTACCCACTGTTGAAGAAGGAGGTTGGCGAATTAGCAGTCAGGTTAAACTTCTTAGATGATTTTATATCCAAGGTTAAGAAAGATCCAAACTCTACTGATGATACCAATAATTgtactgaagaaaaaaaaatttatatcaatgatATTGAAGTTGATCTAAACGATCCTTCAGTTGTTGAATCGATGCGAGAAGACATTTATAGACGAACATTCCGATCATATTACCAGTCATGCCAAAACATAAAGTTCTATGAGGGATCAGGTGCTTATAAAAATGATGAATTTCAATCTGGTTTCAAGCTCGGTACTTCAAGATCTTTTGTTCTTTCAGCATATGCAACAGACTTAGATGTAACCTTGACAAAAATCGATGGTGGAGAAGATGGGATGATTGAAATTCTGAGGACGCTTGATCCTGTTTGTCGTGAATTAGAGATACCATTTTCCAGACTGTATGGAGCAAACATTCTCTTGAACACTGGTTCTCTTGTGGCTCAAATTCGAGATTACACATTTCCTCTGTTTGCCGGAACTTCTGGCAAATGTGAAGGTCGTCTTGTCATGGCTCAGCAG GCAACTAGCTTTCAACCTCAAATGGTTCAAGAGGTCTATGTTGGGGAATGGAGAAAGGTGAGTATGCTTCGATCAGCCACCGGTACTACTCCGCCGATGAAGACATACACAGATTTGACGTTACGTTTCCAGAAAGGTGAAGTGTCATTTGGGGTGGGTTATGAACCAGTTTTTGCTGATATTAGTTATGCTTTCACCGTGGTGCTACGGAGGGCTAATCTGAGTCTTAAGACTCCTGGGCCACTAATTTTGCCACCCAAAAAGGAGAAGAGTTTGCCATGGTGGGATGACATGAGAAACTACATTCATGGAAGAATTACCTTACTATTTTCTGAAACACACTGGAATATTTTGGGAAGTTCAGATCCTTATGAAAAGTTCGATAAACTTGTACTTTTGACTCGTTATATGGAAATTCAACAGTCAGATGGTCGCATTTTTCTTTCTTCGGAAGATTTCAACATTTACTTGACCAGTTTGGAGAGTTTGGCAACCAAAAATGGTGCCAAAATTCCACCAGGTGTTTATGGTCCATTCTTTGAAGTCCCAGTTTTTATACTTGAAGTTATAATGGATTGGGGTTGTGAGTCTGACAAGCCATTGAATCATTATTTGTTTTCACTTCCAATTGAAGGGAAGCCTCGTGAGTTCTTATTTGACCCCTTCAGATCCACTGCTCTTTCGATTAAATTTAGCATGTCATTTAGATCCTTTCCTCCTCCATCAGACAAACAAAGTTCATCATTATCTGTTGCAAAAGATAGTACAGAAGGAGATGCTAATGTTCATCAGCCTCCTCGCACTTCTCAGAATGCTTCACCAACAATAAACCTCGGTTCTCATGATCTATCATGGCTGACAAAATTTGGCACCTTGATGTATCTTCCCCCACATAAACTCCGCTTTTTCTCGCGTTTCCCTCGTTATGGTTGCCCAAGAATTGTCAGATCAGGCAACCTTGCACTTGATAAAGTTATAACTGAGTTTATGATGCGCATAGATGGCACCCCAATTCGTGTAAAGAACGTGCATCTTCATGATGATGATCCAGCCAAAGGACTGACATTCTCTATGACAAAGCTCAAGGTTGAAGTGTGTTTTGGGAGGGGCAAGCAAAAGTTTACTTTTGAATGTTACCGTCCCCTTCTTGATCTTGTTTACCTAGGTGTTGATCTTCACATGCCCAAAGTTTTCCTTAGCAAAGAAGACTGCAGCAGTATTACTAAATTGATTAGCATGAAACAAAAAGGCTCACAAACTGCATCCAAGAAAACTCCCTCGGAAAAAGGTTGCATGACACAGAAGGATCCTGATGATGGATTCTTTTTATCTGGTGATTACTTCACGATAAGAAAGCAGTCCCCAAAGGCTGATCCTGATACTTTGATAGCCTGGCATGAAGCAGGAAAAATACCTTCTGACAATACCTATGTACGACCACAGCGTGGAAATCGAAATGAAACCGACGAGCAAGCGCAATCGGATCCAAGTGATGACGAAGGATACAATGTGGTAATTGCAGACAGTTGTCAGCGTGTGTTTGTCTATGGTCTCAAGCTTCTGTGGAATATTGAAAACAGAAATGCTATTTGTTTCTGGGTTGCTAGTCTTTCCAAAGCTGCCGCACCTGCCAAGCCTTCTCCTTCTCGGCAGTATGTGCAGAGAAAGTTACGTgaggagaagaaaaaacaagaagCTGCTGAAACTGATCAAGATGGTTCAGGTGAAACTGCTCAAGATGAAGGAACTGAAGTCCATCCAGATGATGGAGCTGAAGTTCATCAAGATGATGGAACTGAA AATGCTGATGAACCAGAGGAGGGGACTCGACACTTCATGGTTAATATTGTTGAACCACAGTTTAATCTTCACTCAGAGGATGCACAT GGAAGGTTTTTGCTTGCTGCTGTAAGTGGACGAATTTTAGCCCAGTCATATCACTCGGTTCTTCAAGTTGGTTTAGAGATGATTGAGCAAGGACTAAATAAAACTGAGGGACAAAGTAGTGAGTACCAGCCTGAAATTGCATGGAAAAGATGGGAGTTATCTGTCATGTTGGAGCATGTGCAGGCCCATGTTGCACCAACAGATGTTGATCTAGGGGCTGGAGTACAGTGGCTGCCAAAAATTCGAAGAGGGTCACCAAAAGTAATGCGTACAGGTGCTCTTCTTGAGAGAGTTTTCATGCCTTGTGATATGTATTTTCAGTTCACAAGGCACAAAGGAGGCACTCCAGAACTGAAG GTGAAACCGCTGAAGGAGCTCACCTTCAATTCTCATAATATAACAGCAACAATGACTTCTCGCCAGTTTCAGGTCATGCTAGATGTGCTGTGCAATCTTCTCCTTGCACGGGTTCCCAA GCCTCGAAAAAGTAGCATGACTCTTTTtgctgaagatgatgaagataaagaagaagaagcagatGAGATGGTACCAGATGGTGTTGAAGAGGTGGAACTTGAAAAGATCAACCTTGAAAGGAAAGAGAGGGGTCAAAATTTGATTCGTGATGATATAAGAAAATTGTGTCTTTGGCATGACCTTTCAAGAAATTCACACCCAGAAGAGGAAGCAGACTTGTGGATGATAGACGGTGGAATAGACAAGCTG GTCCAAGAACTGGAGAAAGAACTTGTAAATGCGAAAAAATTTAGGAAGGAAGCATATGCATCATTAAGAGTGGCTATGCATAAAGCTGCACAACAGAGGTTaatggagaaggagaagaacaaaAGTCCTTCATATGCAATGCGCATATCTATGCAAATTAACAAAGTTGTTTGGAGCATGATCCTTGATGGTAAACCCATTGCTGAAGTCGAGATCAATGACATG ATCTACGACTTCGACCGGGATTATAGGGATATCGGCATTTCTCTGTTTACcacaaaatttgttgttttcagAAACTGCCTGTCTAATGCCAAATCTGATACAATTCTGTCAGCATGGAATCCCCCTCCCGATTGGGGAaa aAAAGTGATGGTTAAACTTGATGCGAGACAGGGAGCTCCAAAGGATGGAAATTCTCCTTTTGAACTTTTCCAT GTAGAGATTTATCCCCTTAAGATCCATTTGACAGAAACAATGTACAGAATGATGTGGGTCTATTTCTTCCCAGAAGAAAAGAAGGATTCACAACGCCGACag GAGGTTTGGAAGGTTTCAACCACAGCTGGTGCAAGGCGTATGAAAAAAGGTTCAACAGCTGATGGTTCGGCTTCAGGCACTGATCCACCAGCAAGATCTGGCTTCTCTGCAATGCTGTTTCCCACAGTCAATCCACTTGCTTCCCAAGCTGATTCAGCCCAA GCATCCAAAGCACAAAATGCCAAAGCTAATCCTGCTACTGGTCTAAACCCCGAGTTGAAAAGGTCATCATCTTCTGATAAACCAAAGGAAGAGGCTGTAACAGAATCTGCAGCtgatgaagaaaagaaggtaGCTGTGACACCAGAAGAGAAGAAAGCTAGACCACAAAAGATAATGGAATTTCACAACATCAAAATTAGTCAG GTGGAACTGTGTGTTACATATGAGGGGTCAAGATTTGTTGTGAGTGATATGAAATTATTGATGGATCAATTTCATCGAGTTGAGTTTACCGGGACTTGGAAAAGACTCATCTCACGAGTTAAGAAGCATATCATATGGGGAGTTCTTAAGTCTGTGACTGGAATGCAG attaagaaatttaaagacAAAGGTCAGATTCAGCTCCCTAGTTCCAGTGGTCCAGAAGTGGATGTTGCTTCTATTGACAGTGAAGGAAAATCTGATAAGCTTCCACCATCTTTTCCAAAGCGTCCTACTGATGGAGCAGGTGATGGATTTGTAACATCCATTAAAGGAATATTTAGCCATCAAAAACGCAAGGCAAAGGCATTTGTgcaaaagacaaagaaaaatgaaggaGAGAATGAAATTCAAGGGGATCTGAATGAAAATGATACAGAGATCTCTCCTTTTGCTAGGCAGCTCACGATCACACAAGCCAAAAAGCTTATTAAGAAGCACACCATGAAGTTGCAGGCTAAAGGACAAAAGG GTTCTCCCTTACAACAAATAGTAGAAGAAGCATTACCATCATCTCCACAAGAAGAGACCATTTCATTTGACAGTGATTCTTCGAGTGAATCTTCATCCGATGATGAAAGTTTACCAGAACAGATTATGTAA